The Brasilonema sennae CENA114 genome includes a region encoding these proteins:
- a CDS encoding helix-turn-helix domain-containing protein — protein MFLKDLEAKVFEASDSENSFISAKQTGKSFPNNSVLCEIEMPRLDSTGFIKVLYQGSVRAVIPFNLVSSNTRRLEQHQDMNLKTDEDLNKSSALEEFLRKICELGELSIYTASLEEQSLLNKHWRVTLSEEESKPSPPKTTNSTDDNSIFPTDSLLSQIFDFIEKNYDSAITLCNVAQAVGYSAGYLTDLVRRLTGKTVNHWIIERRMSAARALLLETKQSVNKIALTVGYQHEGHFFRQFRQYHGTTPQAWRKIQHSEE, from the coding sequence ATGTTTTTAAAAGACTTAGAGGCAAAAGTGTTCGAGGCTTCAGACTCAGAAAATAGCTTTATCAGCGCAAAACAGACAGGAAAATCCTTTCCTAATAATAGTGTGCTTTGTGAAATAGAAATGCCTAGACTTGATAGTACCGGTTTCATAAAAGTGCTGTATCAAGGCTCTGTCAGAGCGGTTATTCCTTTCAATTTAGTCAGTTCTAATACTCGTAGACTTGAACAGCACCAAGATATGAATTTGAAAACAGATGAAGATCTAAACAAATCTTCTGCTTTAGAAGAATTCTTGAGAAAAATATGTGAATTAGGGGAACTCTCCATCTACACTGCGAGTTTGGAAGAACAAAGTCTTTTGAACAAGCATTGGCGTGTTACTCTGTCTGAGGAGGAATCTAAGCCATCTCCGCCTAAAACTACAAACTCAACAGACGATAACTCGATATTTCCTACTGATTCTTTACTCAGTCAAATATTTGATTTCATTGAGAAGAATTATGATTCAGCTATCACCCTTTGCAATGTCGCTCAGGCAGTAGGTTACTCTGCAGGTTACTTAACAGATTTAGTGCGACGTCTGACGGGAAAAACAGTGAATCATTGGATCATTGAGCGCCGAATGTCAGCAGCACGTGCTTTACTGCTAGAAACCAAACAAAGTGTAAATAAGATTGCTTTAACAGTTGGTTATCAACATGAGGGTCATTTCTTTCGCCAGTTCCGTCAGTACCACGGAACCACTCCTCAAGCTTGGAGAAAGATCCAGCACTCTGAAGAGTAG
- a CDS encoding NHLP bacteriocin system secretion protein: protein MINQRSDLFRKEALDRASSPEELDHIMQVVSPKKWLPIVAVGSLVAMGLTWSFLGRIPITVTGTGIIVYPSTITSFQSPLGGKLQTVNIRVGDFVNRGDILATLDQSELLKQLQLQRSKLGQLQIEDRAASLVQLQRQNADKEAIKQQSESLRQNLQAVQKLTPILRDKGLNSIQRDRVNQTQTLKALQKLLPTFQQRLNNRQELLNEGAIAGDTVLQAQQDYLNAVTQINEAESQLKQLDVKEADAQRQYLENLNSIKDLQAQLKQLDSKKATAAQQDLEAVTTRKKEIQEVRRNIAQLALQLSSSSLIKSSYSGRVLEISATPGQVVSQGTPIGTIAAQQLSTQPMSVAFFPVGDGKKIQKGMKLQVTPSTVQRERFGGIIGGVTDVSPFPVTKQGALSVVGNTEFVEALMSQGPQILMTSRLQSDSSSFSGYKWSSSTGPQMKVTSGTTTSVQVTVEERAPITFVLPLLKSWSGIS, encoded by the coding sequence GTGATTAATCAAAGAAGCGACTTGTTCCGCAAAGAAGCTTTAGACCGTGCTTCTTCGCCTGAAGAATTAGATCACATCATGCAGGTAGTCAGCCCGAAAAAGTGGCTACCTATAGTTGCAGTTGGTTCGTTGGTGGCAATGGGGCTGACTTGGAGTTTTTTAGGTCGAATTCCAATTACGGTCACGGGTACTGGAATTATAGTCTATCCCAGTACAATTACCTCATTTCAGTCACCACTTGGTGGTAAATTACAAACAGTTAACATCCGGGTTGGCGATTTTGTAAATAGAGGAGATATATTGGCAACGCTAGACCAAAGCGAACTCCTCAAACAGCTACAACTACAACGCTCTAAATTAGGGCAACTACAAATAGAAGATCGCGCTGCTAGTTTAGTGCAACTACAGCGGCAAAACGCAGACAAAGAAGCGATTAAACAGCAAAGCGAATCTTTGCGGCAAAACCTCCAGGCAGTACAGAAATTAACACCGATTTTAAGAGACAAAGGGCTAAATTCGATTCAACGCGATCGCGTTAACCAAACACAAACTTTAAAAGCACTGCAAAAACTGCTACCTACTTTCCAACAGAGATTGAACAACCGTCAGGAGTTATTAAACGAAGGAGCAATTGCTGGCGATACGGTACTACAAGCACAGCAGGATTACTTAAATGCGGTGACACAAATTAATGAAGCCGAATCGCAACTCAAGCAACTGGATGTCAAAGAAGCAGATGCACAAAGACAATATCTAGAGAACCTGAACTCAATTAAAGATTTGCAAGCGCAGTTAAAACAATTAGATAGTAAAAAAGCAACTGCAGCGCAACAAGATCTAGAAGCAGTAACTACTCGCAAAAAAGAAATTCAGGAAGTCCGGCGCAATATTGCTCAATTAGCACTGCAATTGTCGAGTAGCAGCTTAATCAAGAGTAGCTACTCTGGACGGGTTTTAGAAATTTCGGCAACTCCAGGACAAGTTGTCTCACAGGGTACACCCATAGGAACAATAGCCGCACAACAGCTATCAACTCAACCTATGAGTGTGGCATTTTTTCCTGTTGGCGATGGCAAGAAAATTCAAAAGGGAATGAAGTTACAAGTCACGCCTAGTACAGTGCAACGGGAACGCTTTGGTGGCATCATTGGTGGTGTCACAGATGTCTCACCCTTTCCTGTGACTAAACAGGGTGCATTAAGTGTAGTAGGTAATACCGAATTTGTGGAAGCTTTAATGTCACAAGGACCGCAAATCTTAATGACTTCTCGATTGCAATCAGACTCTTCGAGCTTTAGCGGCTACAAATGGTCTTCTTCAACTGGACCACAGATGAAAGTCACTTCAGGAACTACTACCTCAGTACAAGTCACTGTGGAAGAACGCGCCCCGATTACATTTGTCCTGCCACTTTTAAAATCCTGGAGTGGTATTTCGTGA
- a CDS encoding NHLP family bacteriocin export ABC transporter peptidase/permease/ATPase subunit, with protein MFWQNLKNILGRSALRAAAKLSPKKKRCHTPTLLQMEVVECGAAALGIILSYYHRIVPLTELRQACGVSRDGVSALNILKAARNYKLSAKCFKTNLAGLSQLKFPYIIFWNFNHFLVVEGFGKQQVFLNDPAMGRRTVSLEEFSGAYTGVVLVAEPSTEFQRGGRKPSTILALWSRLRGSISALIYCVVAGFLLVIPGLALPAFSQVFVDNVLIEHRYEWLRPLILGMLFTAALNGFLTLLQLQFLRKMKIKLSVGMKSRYLWHILRLPLSFYDQRYAGEISSRIQLNNSVADMLSGELATTVIAAASVSLYVIVMLQYDVVLTLIAIAFVIINLAALQWVRGRRVDANIKLIQEQGKVSGVEISGLQSMETLKASGLESDFFSRWAGHYAKAVNTDQELQETNQTIGVLPSFLEAIASMLLLAMGGLRVMDGALSIGMLIAFLGMMERFFAPVSNLINLGSQLQEMEGNLTRLDDILRNPIDRQLEQESREVRDHRGRESQGEINSSLPYVPSLSSSLRLVGSQTSPYLLTKLRGYVELRNLTFGYSQIAPPQIENFNLLLRPGQRVALVGGSGSGKSTIAKLLCGLYQPWEGEIRFDENRREEISRQVLANSISVVEQEILLFAGTVRDNLTLWDSTIPDTHLVRACQDAELHDVILSLPNGYNSDLLEGATNLSGGQRQRLEIARALVNNPSILIMDEATSALDSETEKNVTRNLRLRGCTCIIVAHRLSTIRDCDEIIVLDRGKIVQRGTHEELQQVEGLYLELIRSEGEEQEEQGVGSREQGVGDQINSKLEDSASSASSVLSFSNLKGQHYRLQCNESLQLDEPETIWLVKSGSLALFGIAVNNSIPKDTRRYLFSSTAGQAMFATAPSKTDNEQKILAVSLEETEIVKVSKADFNQLFANANKEVVTLIEHWIYQLGSVLAGITTPTIPTSLPETRDISLVKDQIFQPHQISWVQVVQGRVRWMGFEELSLTPASAILPLGANMWLQADNTVELKSVNTLEIEDINSLLGGLSQLQTYFLFCINLLQRQEVDAELLRFQARERLERQVMQETLAELASVLPQPKSDRLNNSSEFSSSLDSTDPDQALLIAAGAVGKALGIKICPPAASEDLSRVQDPVEAIARASHIRVRRIQLRDKWWEKDCGAMLAFTIEDKLPVALLPVSATRYELYAPSEQRRIPVDTPIARVLASTAYVFYRPLPDKQLKTLDLLRFALQGHYKELIVILVMGMTISLLGMLTPQATAILIDKAIPDANRGLLTQIAFGLIAAAFGGMLFQLALGFATIRLETFADSSTQAAVWDRLLKLKASFFRSFSVGDLDSRVTAITQIRQRLGSTILRTIFSSLFSLLNLGLLFYYSLPLALIACVVAFVNIAVTIISGTLIVRKVRPLLEQEGQIFGVMVQLINGVTKLRVAKAEARAFGYWGKQYTHQLKLILSTQVIEDTVTVINHVLPALTTAALFWFATSLIVQSQVPGGSGLSTGTFLAFNVAFGTFVNGATSLSSTVVEVLQILPLWQRAQPILQGELEVKSHQADPGRLAGRLDVDRVSFRYRDDGQLILENVSIHAQPGEFIAIVGSSGSGKSTLLRLLLGFEFPKSGTIYYDGQDLAGLDVHAVRRQLGVVLQNSRLMSASIFENIASNALITMDEAWQAAQMAGFADDVAAMPMQMHTIVSEGGSNLSGGQRQRLLIARALALKPRILLFDEATSALDNRTQAIVSESLDKLQVTRIVIAHRLSTIRNADRIYVLQGGRILQQGRFEELAKVEGLFAQLMARQMS; from the coding sequence ATGTTCTGGCAAAATCTAAAAAATATATTAGGGCGATCTGCGCTCCGCGCAGCAGCGAAGCTATCGCCTAAAAAAAAGCGGTGTCATACTCCTACTCTACTGCAAATGGAAGTAGTAGAATGTGGCGCTGCTGCTTTGGGAATTATTCTAAGTTATTACCATCGTATTGTCCCACTAACGGAACTGAGGCAGGCTTGCGGTGTATCGCGGGACGGAGTTAGTGCTTTAAATATCCTCAAGGCTGCTAGAAACTATAAACTTAGCGCCAAATGCTTTAAGACCAACTTAGCTGGCTTGTCGCAGTTGAAATTTCCCTACATTATATTTTGGAACTTTAACCATTTCCTAGTTGTAGAGGGATTCGGCAAACAGCAAGTTTTTCTTAATGACCCCGCTATGGGACGGCGTACTGTTTCCCTAGAAGAATTTAGTGGTGCTTACACAGGTGTCGTACTAGTTGCAGAACCTAGTACAGAATTTCAACGCGGAGGACGCAAGCCCAGCACAATCTTAGCTTTGTGGTCACGGCTGCGAGGTTCTATTAGTGCATTGATTTACTGCGTGGTGGCAGGATTTTTGCTAGTCATTCCCGGACTGGCGCTACCTGCATTCTCCCAGGTATTTGTAGACAACGTATTGATTGAGCATCGGTATGAATGGTTGCGTCCGCTAATTTTAGGTATGCTGTTTACAGCTGCACTCAACGGGTTTTTGACGCTGTTACAGTTGCAGTTCTTGCGGAAGATGAAAATCAAGTTGTCCGTGGGGATGAAGAGTCGGTATCTGTGGCACATTTTACGCCTACCCCTGAGTTTTTATGATCAGCGGTATGCTGGGGAAATCAGTAGCCGTATACAGCTCAACAACAGTGTTGCTGATATGCTTTCGGGTGAGTTAGCGACTACAGTGATTGCAGCAGCGTCTGTATCTCTATATGTAATAGTGATGTTGCAATATGATGTGGTGCTAACCTTAATTGCGATCGCTTTTGTGATTATAAACCTTGCTGCCTTGCAGTGGGTCAGAGGGCGGCGCGTAGATGCCAACATTAAACTCATCCAAGAACAGGGAAAAGTCAGCGGCGTAGAAATTTCTGGTCTTCAGAGTATGGAGACGCTAAAAGCATCTGGGTTAGAATCAGATTTTTTTTCCCGGTGGGCGGGTCACTATGCCAAAGCCGTCAACACGGACCAAGAATTACAGGAAACAAACCAGACAATTGGTGTTTTACCAAGTTTTCTCGAAGCGATCGCTTCCATGCTACTTTTAGCTATGGGCGGTTTGCGAGTTATGGATGGAGCTTTGAGCATCGGAATGTTAATCGCCTTTCTCGGTATGATGGAAAGGTTTTTCGCTCCGGTAAGTAATCTCATCAACTTGGGAAGTCAACTCCAAGAGATGGAAGGTAATCTCACTCGCCTTGATGATATCTTACGTAATCCAATTGATCGGCAGCTTGAGCAGGAAAGCAGGGAAGTAAGGGACCACAGGGGCAGGGAATCTCAGGGAGAAATAAATTCTTCCTTGCCTTATGTGCCTTCCTTGTCTTCTAGCTTACGGCTCGTCGGTTCGCAAACATCCCCCTATCTTCTAACCAAACTCAGGGGATACGTAGAATTACGCAATTTGACATTTGGCTATAGCCAAATCGCTCCACCGCAGATTGAAAATTTTAATCTTTTGCTCAGGCCAGGGCAACGAGTTGCTTTGGTAGGTGGAAGTGGTTCTGGAAAGTCTACCATTGCCAAACTTTTGTGTGGCTTATACCAACCGTGGGAAGGAGAAATTCGATTTGACGAGAACCGCAGAGAGGAAATTTCTCGTCAAGTACTAGCCAATTCTATTTCTGTTGTAGAGCAAGAGATTTTGTTATTTGCTGGTACAGTCAGAGATAACTTGACGCTTTGGGATAGTACTATTCCTGACACTCATCTGGTTCGGGCTTGTCAAGACGCAGAACTTCACGATGTCATCCTTTCACTGCCAAATGGGTACAATTCCGACCTTTTGGAAGGTGCTACCAATTTGAGTGGTGGTCAGCGACAACGGCTAGAAATTGCACGTGCTTTGGTTAATAATCCTAGTATTCTGATCATGGATGAAGCCACTAGCGCCTTGGATAGCGAAACAGAAAAGAACGTCACTCGAAATCTGCGGTTGCGCGGTTGCACTTGCATCATCGTGGCACATCGACTCTCAACCATCCGAGATTGTGATGAAATTATTGTCCTTGATCGCGGCAAGATAGTCCAACGGGGAACCCATGAAGAATTACAGCAAGTTGAAGGGCTGTACTTAGAATTAATCCGCAGTGAAGGAGAGGAGCAGGAGGAGCAGGGAGTAGGGAGCAGGGAGCAGGGAGTAGGGGACCAAATCAATTCAAAATTAGAAGACTCTGCCTCATCCGCCTCATCTGTGTTGTCTTTTTCAAATCTCAAAGGACAACATTACCGTTTACAATGCAATGAATCGCTACAGCTAGATGAGCCTGAGACAATTTGGCTAGTGAAATCTGGTAGCTTGGCGTTATTTGGGATTGCAGTGAATAATAGCATTCCAAAAGATACCCGTCGCTATTTATTTAGTAGCACAGCAGGACAGGCGATGTTTGCGACTGCACCAAGTAAGACAGACAACGAGCAAAAAATTTTAGCGGTGTCGCTTGAGGAGACAGAAATTGTCAAAGTATCCAAAGCCGACTTTAATCAATTGTTTGCTAACGCTAATAAAGAAGTCGTAACTCTGATAGAACACTGGATTTATCAATTAGGTTCAGTACTTGCTGGCATCACTACACCAACGATACCAACATCGCTTCCGGAAACCCGCGACATCTCCTTAGTCAAAGACCAAATATTCCAGCCGCATCAAATATCGTGGGTGCAAGTCGTGCAAGGACGTGTTCGATGGATGGGGTTTGAGGAACTCTCGTTAACTCCTGCATCAGCAATCTTGCCTTTAGGTGCGAATATGTGGCTACAAGCAGATAACACTGTTGAGCTAAAAAGTGTTAACACCTTAGAAATCGAAGATATCAATTCCTTATTAGGCGGTTTGTCCCAATTACAAACTTATTTTCTTTTTTGTATTAATCTGCTTCAACGGCAGGAAGTGGATGCAGAATTACTCAGATTTCAAGCCAGAGAACGTCTTGAAAGGCAAGTGATGCAAGAGACGTTAGCAGAATTAGCATCTGTATTGCCACAGCCAAAGTCAGACAGACTAAATAATAGTTCAGAATTCAGTAGTAGTCTTGATTCAACTGATCCAGATCAAGCCTTACTCATTGCTGCTGGTGCAGTAGGAAAAGCATTAGGAATTAAGATTTGTCCCCCAGCTGCATCAGAAGATTTATCACGAGTGCAAGATCCTGTGGAAGCGATCGCCCGTGCTTCCCATATCCGTGTACGGCGAATTCAGTTGCGAGACAAGTGGTGGGAAAAGGATTGCGGGGCAATGTTGGCATTTACGATTGAGGATAAACTGCCAGTCGCACTATTGCCAGTGTCTGCTACGCGTTACGAACTCTACGCCCCTTCGGAACAAAGGCGCATTCCTGTAGATACCCCCATAGCAAGAGTGTTAGCTTCGACTGCCTACGTATTCTATCGACCTTTGCCTGATAAACAGCTCAAAACTCTTGATTTGCTTCGGTTTGCCCTTCAAGGTCATTACAAAGAACTGATCGTAATTTTAGTGATGGGCATGACTATCAGTCTATTAGGAATGCTAACACCTCAAGCTACAGCAATCCTGATCGACAAAGCTATCCCAGATGCTAATCGGGGGTTGTTAACCCAGATTGCTTTTGGTTTGATAGCTGCTGCCTTTGGTGGAATGCTGTTTCAACTAGCCCTTGGATTTGCTACGATTAGGCTAGAAACTTTTGCCGATTCCTCTACTCAAGCCGCAGTGTGGGATCGATTGTTAAAGTTAAAAGCTTCCTTTTTTCGCTCCTTCTCAGTTGGTGATTTGGATTCTAGAGTCACGGCGATTACTCAAATTCGCCAAAGACTAGGTAGTACAATCTTAAGAACAATCTTCTCCAGTTTGTTCTCGCTACTCAATCTGGGACTATTGTTCTACTACAGTCTTCCCTTAGCTTTGATAGCTTGTGTAGTAGCATTCGTAAATATTGCTGTCACAATCATCTCTGGTACTCTGATTGTCCGCAAAGTTCGCCCTCTGCTAGAGCAAGAAGGACAAATCTTTGGTGTGATGGTGCAGTTAATTAATGGAGTTACCAAACTCCGAGTCGCTAAAGCTGAAGCCCGCGCCTTTGGTTATTGGGGAAAACAATATACCCATCAATTGAAATTAATCCTAAGTACCCAAGTCATTGAAGACACTGTCACCGTTATCAATCACGTGTTACCTGCATTAACAACTGCCGCCCTCTTCTGGTTTGCTACTAGCTTAATTGTGCAGTCCCAAGTCCCTGGAGGCTCTGGTTTATCAACTGGTACTTTTTTAGCATTTAACGTCGCTTTTGGCACTTTTGTCAACGGAGCTACCAGTTTAAGCAGCACAGTTGTGGAAGTTTTACAAATCTTGCCTTTGTGGCAACGTGCTCAACCAATACTGCAAGGTGAACTAGAAGTCAAGTCTCATCAGGCAGATCCAGGAAGACTAGCGGGTAGATTAGATGTAGATCGGGTATCTTTCCGTTACCGCGATGATGGTCAATTAATCTTGGAAAATGTCAGTATCCACGCCCAACCAGGAGAATTTATTGCCATTGTCGGGTCTTCAGGTAGCGGGAAATCAACGTTATTAAGGTTACTTTTGGGATTTGAATTCCCAAAATCTGGCACGATTTATTACGACGGACAAGATTTAGCAGGGTTAGATGTCCATGCTGTGCGCCGCCAATTAGGTGTAGTACTGCAAAATAGTCGCTTGATGTCAGCCTCAATTTTTGAGAATATTGCCAGTAATGCATTGATTACGATGGATGAAGCTTGGCAAGCAGCTCAAATGGCAGGTTTTGCAGATGATGTTGCCGCGATGCCGATGCAAATGCATACAATCGTCAGTGAGGGAGGTAGTAATCTCTCCGGCGGACAACGACAGCGGCTGTTGATTGCTCGGGCACTCGCATTAAAACCCCGCATTTTGTTATTTGATGAGGCTACCAGTGCGCTTGATAACAGAACTCAGGCGATCGTCAGTGAAAGTTTAGATAAACTGCAAGTTACCCGAATTGTGATCGCCCACCGACTGAGTACAATCCGTAACGCTGACCGCATTTATGTACTCCAAGGAGGTCGAATTTTGCAGCAGGGTCGTTTTGAGGAACTGGCTAAAGTTGAGGGGCTGTTTGCTCAATTGATGGCGAGGCAGATGAGTTAA
- a CDS encoding restriction endonuclease, protein MGNQFQPIQKIIFGSPGTGKSYKIREIAEEELLIGFDEANKTLSNTVKTVFHPEYTYSDFMGKLLPLTYGGSIVYKYYPGHFLKALGMAYRSLVDGKEENYLLVIDELNRGNAAAIFGSVFQLLDREEDGWSTYEVDISEMELVGLFDAMGYKANVSNDGVIQINGTNLEYFSKILEQNFKDNSNQNGLRLFNNLQSRKINIPSNLSIIATINTSDESIYYLDSAFKRRWDWEYVDAPSKANMSSKTIPDAVRYTNLPLSDAKILDWYRCIVGVNEFIKSHSYSIRRIEDKLISWWFIKPKYGEVTLEQVQDKLMFYLWDGVFARNKQLLTEFIRDKLNKKNISLVTFTDFLIYTIDLLEYWHDSVPTVEEKDDIDVGF, encoded by the coding sequence ATGGGCAATCAGTTTCAGCCAATCCAGAAGATAATTTTTGGCAGTCCTGGGACTGGCAAAAGCTACAAGATACGAGAAATTGCCGAGGAAGAACTCTTAATTGGGTTTGATGAAGCTAACAAAACTCTGTCTAATACAGTAAAAACTGTATTTCATCCTGAATACACATACTCTGATTTTATGGGCAAATTGTTACCCCTAACGTATGGAGGTTCTATAGTATATAAGTACTATCCTGGACATTTCCTCAAGGCGTTGGGTATGGCATATCGGAGTTTGGTTGATGGTAAAGAGGAGAACTATTTACTGGTCATTGATGAGTTGAACCGGGGCAACGCCGCTGCCATATTTGGTTCGGTATTTCAGCTATTAGATAGGGAAGAAGATGGTTGGTCAACTTATGAAGTTGATATCTCTGAAATGGAGTTAGTTGGCTTATTCGATGCGATGGGGTATAAGGCTAATGTTTCCAATGATGGTGTGATACAGATTAATGGTACTAATCTTGAATATTTTAGTAAAATTTTGGAACAGAATTTTAAAGATAACTCGAACCAAAACGGTTTAAGGTTGTTCAACAATTTGCAAAGTCGTAAAATTAATATTCCCTCCAATCTATCAATTATTGCAACCATAAATACATCTGATGAATCTATTTATTACTTAGACAGTGCTTTTAAGCGTCGTTGGGATTGGGAGTATGTAGATGCTCCTAGTAAAGCTAATATGTCATCCAAAACTATACCTGATGCGGTGCGATATACTAATTTGCCGCTAAGTGATGCTAAAATTTTAGATTGGTATCGCTGTATTGTAGGAGTAAATGAATTTATAAAATCACACTCTTACAGTATTAGAAGGATAGAAGATAAACTAATTAGTTGGTGGTTTATCAAGCCGAAATATGGTGAAGTAACTCTGGAACAGGTGCAAGATAAACTAATGTTTTATCTATGGGACGGTGTCTTTGCCAGAAATAAGCAATTATTAACTGAATTTATTCGAGATAAATTAAATAAGAAAAATATTAGCTTAGTTACCTTTACTGATTTTTTGATTTATACAATCGACTTACTAGAGTACTGGCATGATAGCGTGCCTACTGTAGAAGAAAAAGATGATATTGATGTTGGTTTTTAA
- a CDS encoding pentapeptide repeat-containing protein: MNIKIVMSTVLFTFFGLTAQAFALNEQDLEVLKTTNTCPRCDLSGADLSQARLSGANLREANLKGANLSQANLTNADLTGANLDTAVLTSANLSNASLTGASLKSASLNNTDLSSAGFIGANLEAANLTGAKRQYTNFRGANFSLTTMPTGYVTSNKNYGWSLQRPAQQLECDKFKNQKVPGTTCRGE; encoded by the coding sequence ATGAACATTAAAATTGTCATGAGTACGGTTCTGTTTACTTTTTTTGGGTTGACAGCACAAGCCTTCGCACTCAACGAGCAAGACTTGGAAGTTTTGAAAACAACAAATACTTGTCCTCGTTGTGATTTAAGTGGTGCTGATTTATCTCAAGCTAGATTAAGTGGAGCCAATTTACGAGAAGCAAACTTGAAAGGTGCCAATTTATCTCAGGCAAACTTGACAAATGCAGATCTCACAGGCGCAAATCTAGACACCGCAGTCTTAACCTCTGCAAACCTCTCGAATGCTTCCTTAACTGGTGCGAGTCTCAAATCAGCATCTCTGAACAATACCGATTTGAGTTCTGCTGGATTCATCGGTGCCAATTTAGAAGCTGCCAATCTCACAGGAGCTAAACGACAGTATACAAACTTTCGAGGCGCAAATTTCAGTTTGACCACAATGCCCACAGGCTATGTCACTTCTAACAAAAATTATGGCTGGTCACTACAGCGTCCAGCTCAACAACTTGAATGTGATAAGTTCAAAAACCAAAAGGTTCCTGGTACAACTTGTCGCGGTGAGTAA
- a CDS encoding M20 family metallopeptidase yields the protein MLTLIKDLAIKLAPRLIEIRRHIHSHPELSGQEQQTSAFVSGVLSSNGLHVKERVGKTGVVAELQGTGKDERLLAIRTDMDALPITERACLEFASRSLGIMHACGHDVHTTVGLGTAMVLSQIAEELPGGIRFLFQPAEEIAQGASWMIDDGVMNQVSNILSLHVFPSIPAGSIGVRYGALTAAADTLEIIIIGESGHGARPHEAVDAIWIASQVITTLQQAISRTQNPLRPVVLSIGQINGGRAPNVIADKVQLLGTVRSLHPETRANLPNWIEKIVANVCEPYGAKYQVDYRQGVPSVQNDYSLTQLTQLAAEEAWGSDRVQVLPEPSLGAEDFSVYLEHAPGSMFRLGVGFKDRLINYPLHHPLFEVNESAIITGVVTMAYTAYKYWHQT from the coding sequence ATGCTCACTCTTATTAAAGACTTGGCAATCAAACTGGCACCTCGCTTAATTGAGATTCGCCGTCACATCCACTCTCACCCAGAACTTAGTGGTCAAGAACAGCAAACATCTGCTTTTGTTTCTGGTGTTTTATCTTCTAATGGTCTTCACGTAAAAGAGCGGGTGGGTAAAACTGGCGTTGTTGCAGAACTGCAAGGTACTGGCAAAGATGAGCGTCTATTGGCAATTCGCACTGATATGGATGCGTTACCAATTACAGAACGCGCTTGTCTAGAGTTCGCCTCTCGCTCACTAGGTATTATGCACGCTTGTGGTCACGATGTCCACACGACAGTCGGCTTAGGAACGGCAATGGTACTGTCTCAAATAGCAGAGGAGTTACCGGGTGGAATACGGTTCTTATTTCAGCCAGCAGAAGAAATAGCCCAGGGCGCTAGTTGGATGATAGACGATGGCGTAATGAACCAGGTTTCAAATATACTTAGCCTTCATGTTTTCCCTTCGATACCCGCAGGTTCGATTGGTGTGCGTTACGGCGCGTTAACGGCAGCTGCTGATACTTTAGAGATTATCATTATCGGTGAATCCGGACATGGTGCTCGTCCTCATGAGGCGGTAGATGCTATCTGGATTGCTTCCCAAGTCATAACTACACTGCAACAAGCAATTAGCCGAACCCAGAATCCTTTACGTCCTGTCGTGTTAAGCATAGGGCAGATTAACGGTGGTAGAGCGCCAAATGTGATTGCTGATAAAGTGCAGTTGTTGGGAACAGTCCGTTCTCTCCATCCCGAAACCCGTGCCAATCTTCCAAATTGGATTGAAAAAATTGTCGCTAACGTATGTGAGCCGTACGGTGCAAAATATCAGGTAGATTATCGCCAAGGCGTGCCTAGCGTGCAAAACGATTATTCCCTAACGCAGTTGACGCAATTAGCAGCAGAAGAAGCATGGGGTAGCGATCGCGTTCAAGTCTTACCCGAACCTTCTCTTGGTGCTGAAGATTTTTCTGTTTATTTAGAACACGCTCCTGGTAGTATGTTTCGCTTGGGTGTGGGCTTCAAAGATAGGCTGATTAATTACCCGTTGCACCATCCACTCTTTGAGGTGAATGAATCTGCCATTATTACTGGAGTTGTCACGATGGCGTATACAGCCTACAAATACTGGCACCAAACTTGA